In Rhizoctonia solani chromosome 6, complete sequence, the sequence TAGCTTAGTCGTAAGTGGGTCCTACGGTGAACCGGTCTATCACTCATACAGTCCCATCTAGGAGCACATCCGTGTCCACACCGGCGAAAAGCGTGAGTCTAGTCCGAGGGTTGATGTGCATTGTTGACCTGATGATCATCTGGGTTCAATAGCGTACGGATGCCCATTCATGGGGTGTACTGTCGCATTCGCCACCAAGCAGAACATGAAGCGACACTTCCTTGGGCACCAAGCCGGCCCACTGGAGAACTACACCCCTTATGCGATGTCTATGCTCAGTGAAACCTCCTTATTCGACAAAAACGCCAAATGTAACGAGACCGAGTGGGGGGAAGAACATCCTACTAACGACAGGTACATGCCCTATGGCCCTGCGCCCCACCTCGCTAGGCGATTCCGCGTCTAATTTGGATTAGCGCCGCTCTTTGTTGACCATTTTCTGTCATTTTTATGGATTACGACTTCTATTATGCGAAATGTATACTTTTACTTTGGCCCAATTTGTAAAATAACTGACTGAATTTGACTCCAAAACGAGTCTCCATAGTTATACATATGATTGTCTTATGATTCGATAGTATGAACGTATCATGAAGATTGGTTTGACGCGGAAATTGGTTGTATTTATTGGCAAGCACGCCAATCATAGTACGAATTCTATCAATAATAGGTAAGCAAACAGGTGGATGAATTCAAAGGAACTCGCCAGACCCAGATCATTATATGAACCTAATTTATATGGCCACAAATGTGAGAAGTTGATCACTATCGAGATTCCTTTAGGACCGGTAGGCCATGAGAAATGATGAAACAATTAGGGAGATTTTAAAATCTTAGAGCGAGCATACGACACGGCGTAGTTTGCTATGAAGTCTGCAGATGTCACAGAAGTTCAAGTTGTACCTGATTGATGTTTACCTGTCAGGGACCACCTCAGATAAGATTGGAGTCTGTGAATATTCGCGCACACATGAACTATACTAAATGCAGTGATATTTACACAGCGCTCAGAACGTGTCACTTCTCCGTAGAATCGCCACATCTCCAGGGGATAAAACACTCTCCAAAACAATCGTCAAAAGGGTCGTTAGTATGTTTACGCACCCCCTCAGGCCCCCATTTTTTATTCATTGCTCTTCGAGATTCATTGCTCTTCGAATGGTGTGTTCTTTCGAATATGATTAGGCCTGGCCACCCACCCGAGCCTGCTTGATAGAGTAACCCCGATTGAGCTCTGGCCTGGAGTAGTGCCTTTCTTGCTCCTGCTCTACCATCCCTCTTACCCGGTCGCGCTACCTTATTCATTGTACACATCGCATCAGAAAAAGCGCTGGAGGTCCTGAAGACTTAGGGAGCTCTGGGGGCTGTGAAGGTATCTCTCCATGTGGGGGAGCTCTTTGGGGGGTTCCGGGACctttgttattgaagacttaCATACTAGCACTTAAAGTCTGCAATCAAGGAACAGTGACTTCAAATAAGTCCCCAAGGCTTGTAATATTTCAGATAAATTTGATTATAAGATAAAATTGAGCACGAATCAACTGGACGCCAAGTGAGGCTGGGGTTGCTCGCCCATGTGCGGTATCCAAACCGCTATAAGTACAAAAACCCAGTTCACCCTAATTTGTTGATTGAAAAGCTGAATAAATGGCTGGTACCGTGCAACCGAAATCTTGTCAGCTATCATACTTTCCCAAAGTGTAAATTACCCGTACACTCTTGATTTGTGGCGGACCTGATAGGCAGTATGATGGTACGGGTTATAATATCCCAAGCCATGTAGCCAAAAATATGGTTTGCTTGGAAGTAATTAGCGATATGTTACGAACGGCCGAACACTATCCTAAAGCCGACGCCTGAAAACATGATCAGTCTATAATAATTCGTTGGGTTGTATCAAAATCTTGTCTACTCTATACTAGATTCTAGATCAACAGGACCATGAGCAACGATTACGAGTTATATGATGCAAATGCCTAAAAGATTTGGCTCCCTTCTTGGGCCCCTCTTCTACCAAACACCTCTCTTGGGCTTTGGATCCGCGGAATATCTCAGCAGTTGTACATGTATAGGTAGTACTTGGTGTGGATACTGAACCAATAAATATTCGATATTTACTAACAATGGCGCATGTACATGTATTCCGAGCCATCAATCATACTTCGATTATCAAATGGTATAAAGTTTGTCACATAAATTATATGATGTAGCGGGACCGGTTGATCATAGCATCGAAGGGAGCGCCGTGTAATTACAATGCTAGAAATTAGAAGCGAGGTTGCAAACCCATCCGCAAGGCCCGCCATCTATACACGTGTGTCAAATAATTGACCTTAACTCCGGTAGGTGACGCAACTTCTCGAGACTCAGCACGCGTGCATTTGGAGTGATCATAACACCTGCCAGTTAGGAGGTAAGGGGGTGGACCTAACGTTGCAAATCGGAGCTTAAACTGTATTTGTGTCAAAAGGCGTCATTAGATGAAACAAGCTACCTCGAACGCGTGCTCGCTCGGAGGCATACCCTTTACCACAACCCAAGGTATACGAGATATTGGGCGAGCTGCGAGTAGAATACAAAGATCTATCGCATATATATCCTTGATAACCCTAATGTGAAGCGATACACCGCCTTGGCCCTCAACAGAAGCTGAAAGATGGGCGGTGGATGGGCGCGCTGTGTATTAGTCAGCAATCAACAAACGTCCCAAAAAGGCATATTCATTCGCACATGGGCTATTTGAGCCACTTAAGCTCAACGCTGCCTTTCATCTCTTCCACCATCTCCCCCCTCGAGTTACTCCTCGAGGCTCAGATAGTATCTCTTTTGCCAATATGTCCTCTGTCAAAGCCGAAGTTAGCGAATCCGAACTTACGATTGGCCCCGCTCGACCAGATTGTGGAGATCAAACGTCGCCGGGCGCCAATATAAACGACAGTGATTCCGGGCCTCCAACTCCCAATCCTCCTACCTTGGCTCTGTAAGTATCTCGTGCAACGGTATTTGGTACATCTATATTGACGCGTTCCTGGTAAGACCCAAGTTGGTCAAAAGAGAAAACGATGAGGATGATCCTCTAACTTATCTCGTCGAGTTGTTTGGTGAGGAACAATCTACCCCCAATCACACTCTTTGGTGTTTATATCAGCACTAGGTCTTACCACGCTTGATGACTCTGACGATTCCGGTGATTCTGACGACTCTGACGATGATAGTGAGAATGAGTCGGAGGTAAGCGCCCATCAATCACCCTTGTCCCAAACGCAGATTTCACTAATCCTTTGTTACAGCCTCGTGACAGAGCTCTCGATAACAAGTGTAAGCCACTTTAGTCATTGTATTTTAATCGCTATTAATTAAACAACTCTTCGTCAGCCCTTTTTTATGCAGGCGGTCGCTTATATTATTATGACGACTTTAGGAGAGTATACTCAGAAGGGGGAACTCTCATCCATGATGGTTTCTCAGACCTTCTCTCTCCATTCCAGATTGATGGAGTGCCATATTGGTTCAGCATAGACGGCCTACTATCCTGTGATACAGACGGCACACCTTATTCTGTCTTCACATGGCACAATGGCCCTGACCCGCTCGACCTGTGTGAACTCCTTGGTCCACAATTTATCTCTCCTGCTGATCCACTTTCTCAACCCGACTTGACCCCTTATTCTCATCACACTCCTTCACTTGAACCAATTTCCGGTCAACTCTACCCCGCACTCATAGGCAAGACCGAAGTGTTCTCCCCAAGTGTCAACCCAAACTCGCTTCAACAGGCATTCCAAGGAGGACTAAAGCCCCTCGTATGGTCACCGACCGCCTCGGACCAAAAGTCACCAATAGTCTCTGGAACAAGTCGCGCGTCGTCTATGGGACCACCACTGTTCCCAGAGACACAATGCGGTCTTCCTCTAACCAACTCAATAGTTGATAAATGGAGAGCTGAAACGCTCGAAGCTCAACAGGAGGCAGCAAGGGCGCGCCCAGTAAGGAAAGCTGACAAGAACGAACGCCGGCGCTGCCCTGTTTGCAACAAGATCTTCCGTAGGCCGAGTAGTCTAGAGGTAAGTGTTCGCTGCAATAACATGACTAGCGGCCACTTACAATATCCCTTGTAGGACCACCTCAATGTGCACTCTGGTGATAAACGTAAGTATCGTTGCACTCATTACATCCTCGATAAGTTCAACTCACAAATGTCTGGTAGCACACGTATGCCCATTCAAGGGTTGTCACACCGGCTTCGCTACCAAGTCAAATATGAAACGACACTTCCTCACTCACAGGGTCGGCCCACTAGAGGATTATGGAACTGGCATGATCCATCAGCCGGATGTTGTTTACAAGCTCGACGGGACTGGCCCAAAGAAAACGAGTCGCCCGCCCACCGTACCCTACAACTCTAGAGCACATCACACGATGCGATTCCGTGTCTCCCCCAACTAAGAATCGACGTGAACACATATACCAATTTCTGTATCCGCTCCATGCCCAATTAGGTTGTGTTATCACTAATTACCCTTTAGTTTCGGCCTATCGTGTACTGGAATTGATTCGTAGTTGTTTAGCCTCGCTGTGTTTGTATTTATGGTTTGATAAGCCACCACGCTGTGAATTATGTATGATGAATCTGCTCATGTGGTGGCAACCAGTCAGAGATTGGCAAACACCATTCCGAAGAGTTCCGTATGCGAATCACGCTCCTCCTATGATATG encodes:
- a CDS encoding C2H2 zinc finger; amino-acid sequence: MSSVKAEVSESELTIGPARPDCGDQTSPGANINDSDSGPPTPNPPTLALPKLVKRENDEDDPLTYLVELFGLTTLDDSDDSGDSDDSDDDSENESEPRDRALDNKCGRLYYYDDFRRVYSEGGTLIHDGFSDLLSPFQIDGVPYWFSIDGLLSCDTDGTPYSVFTWHNGPDPLDLCELLGPQFISPADPLSQPDLTPYSHHTPSLEPISGQLYPALIGKTEVFSPSVNPNSLQQAFQGGLKPLVWSPTASDQKSPIVSGTSRASSMGPPLFPETQCGLPLTNSIVDKWRAETLEAQQEAARARPVRKADKNERRRCPVCNKIFRRPSSLEDHLNVHSGDKPHVCPFKGCHTGFATKSNMKRHFLTHRVGPLEDYGTGMIHQPDVVYKLDGTGPKKTSRPPTVPYNSRAHHTMRFRVSPN